Proteins encoded within one genomic window of Camelina sativa cultivar DH55 chromosome 19, Cs, whole genome shotgun sequence:
- the LOC104766668 gene encoding DUF21 domain-containing protein At2g14520-like, producing MAVEYECCEPNFFIHIVVIVLLVLFAGLMSGLTLGLMSMSLVDLEVLAKSGTPTDRIHAAKILPVVKNQHLLLCTLLICNAAAMETLPIFLDALVTAWGAILISVTLILLFGEIIPQSVCSRHGLAIGATVAPFVRVLVWICLPVAWPISKLLDFLLGHGRVALFRRAELKTLVDLHGNEAGKGGDLTHDETTIIAGALELSGKMAKDAMTPVSETFVIDINAKLDRDLMNLILEKGHSRVPVYYEQRTNIIGLVLVKNLLTINPDEEIQVKNVTIRRIPRVPETLPLYDILNEFQKGHSHMAVVVRQCDKIHPLPSNDAANGTVNEVRVDVDNERSPQEKKFTRRRSLQKWKSFPNRANSFKAGSRSKRWSKDNDADILQFDEHPLPKLAEEEEAVGIITMEDVIEELLQEEIFDETDHHFEDS from the exons ATGGCGGTGGAGTATGAATGCTGCGAGCCCAACTTCTTCATACACATAGTTGTGATAGTGTTACTAGTCTTGTTCGCTGGACTAATGTCTGGTCTTACCTTGGGTCTTATGTCTATGAGTCTCGTTGATCTTGAGGTTCTTGCTAAATCCGGCACTCCCACAGATCGTATACATGCTG CAAAGATATTGCCAGTTGTGAAAAATCAGCATCTTTTGCTTTGCACTTTACTGATTTGCAATGCAGCTGCTATGGAG ACGCTTCCTATTTTCCTTGACGCTCTTGTGACGGCTTGGGGTGCCATTCTGATTTCAGTGACATtaattcttctctttggtgAG ATTATACCTCAGTCAGTCTGTTCTCGTCATGGTTTGGCAATTGGTGCAACAGTGGCTCCATTTGTCCGTGTTCTAGTCTGGATCTGCTTACCAGTTGCATGGCCGATCAGTAAG CTGTTGGACTTTCTACTTGGTCATGGTCGTGTAGCCCTTTTCCGCAGAGCTGAGCTGAAAACACTTGTGGATTTGCATGGAAATGAG GCTGGAAAGGGTGGAGATTTAACACATGATGAGACAACTATCATTGCTGGAGCTCTTGAACTATCTGGGAAAATGGCCAAAGATGCAATGACACCAGTTTCTGAGACTTTTGTGATTGACATCAATGCAAAACTAGACAG ggatttgatgaatttgatcCTCGAGAAAGGTCATAGCAGGGTTCCAGTATACTATGAGCAACGTACCAACATAATTGGACTTGTTTTG GTGAAGAACTTATTGACTATCAACCCTGATGAAGAAATACAAGTAAAAAATGTGACGATACGAAGAATCCCAAG AGTTCCAGAAACCTTACCgttatatgatatattgaaCGAGTTTCAGAAAGGTCATAGCCACATGGCTGTGGTTGTGAGACAGTGTGACAAAATCCACCCATTACCCAGTAATGATGCTGCAAACG GGACTGTGAATGAAGTCAGAGTGGATGTGGATAATGAGAGATCCCCACAggaaaaaaagtttacaagaaGGAGATCACTTCAGAAATGGAAAAGTTTTCCAAACCGAGCAAATTCGTTTAAAGCAGGGTCGAGGAGCAAGAGGTGGTCCAAAGATAATGACGCTGACATTTTGCAATTTGACGAACATCCGCTGCCAAAGCTAgctgaggaggaagaagctgtTGGTATCATTACCATGGAAGATGTCATTGAAGAACTTTTGCAG GAAGAGATATTTGATGAGACGGATCATCATTTTGAAGAC
- the LOC104767965 gene encoding uncharacterized protein LOC104767965: MRTIAWNCQGVGAKLTRRRLRELCRIYSPGFLFLSETKNDNFYLQDVQVELGFDNLRTVEPDGSSGGLALLYSNDFPVKFLLLDDRLIDIETIINGTRVFMTFIYGDPVPANRDYVWERLMRIGVARCEPWFIIGDFNEITGNHEKRGGKKRSESSFLPFRVMIDSCGLIDFSYQGNQFSWIGQRSNGKIRCRLDRAMGNEEWHNIFSHTNVEYLKMWGSDHRPLLASILSRPKKFVRRFMFDKRWIDKPGLKEAVVDG; this comes from the coding sequence ATGAGGACAATTGCTTGGAACTGTCAAGGGGTGGGAGCTAAGCTGACTCGTCGCCGACTGCGTGAGTTATGTAGAATATACTCAccaggttttctttttttatctgaaACCAAGAATGATAATTTCTATCTGCAAGATGTGCAAGTGGAATTAGGATTTGACAATCTTCGAACCGTTGAGCCGGATGGCTCTAGTGGTGGTTTAGCtttattatattcaaatgaTTTCCCGGTTAAGTTTTTGTTGTTAGATGACCGGTTAATCGATATCGAAACTATTATTAATGGAACTCGGGTCTTTATGACATTTATTTATGGTGATCCTGTCCCTGCAAACCGTGATTATGTATGGGAAAGACTAATGCGCATTGGAGTTGCTAGATGCGAGCCCTGGTTTATTATTGGGGATTTCAACGAAATAACAGGGAATCATGAAAaaagaggaggaaaaaaaagatcGGAGTCCTCATTTCTACCTTTCCGTGTTATGATTGATTCATGTGGCCTAATCGATTTTTCCTATCAAGGAAATCAGTTTTCATGGATTGGTCAACGGTCAAATGGTAAGATCCGTTGCCGATTGGATAGAGCCATGGGAAATGAAGAATGGCACAATATCTTTTCCCACACTAATGTGGAGTATTTGAAGATGTGGGGTTCGGACCATCGTCCACTCCTCGCATCTATTCTTTCACGGCCAAAGAAGTTTGTGAGAAGGTTTATGTTTGACAAGCGATGGATTGACAAGCCAGGCCTTAAAGAGGCAGTGGTAGATGGATGA
- the LOC104766669 gene encoding disease resistance protein RPS6-like, with protein sequence MSSSSSFSSTNWRYDVFLSFRGKDVRKTFLSHFLKELDRKLISFFQDNKIEKSQSLDPVLKQAIKDSRIAIVVFSKEYASSRWCLNELLEIVKCKNLSGQPQRVIPVFYDLDPSHVRNMTGDFGNIFERTCHNKTKDEVKLWRQALMDVGNLVGFHSKNWDNEAKLIEAIVTDILTNLNLTPSNDFEGFVGIEDHITKMSLMLDLKSEEVRTVGIWGPSGIGKTTIARALFSRISHHFQGRVFIDMRFISKSIKDYSKGNPTDYNMKLHLQRKFLSQILDQEGIKVDQLGMLRGKLKNHKVLIIIDDLDDEVVLDALAGEDEWFGCGSRIIAITKDKHILRAREITCVYEVGFPSEKVALQMFCQSAFRQNSPPNGFMKLASGIAMCAGGLPLGLNLLGSSMRGRDRKDWVDMLPSLQKRLDGKIDKALRISYDGLQKQDQAIFRHIACFFNGYEIEDIKLMLADSELNVDIGLKNLIDKSLIHVIPSLEMSIIEMHCLVEQMGKAIVCEQSNNPGEREFIIDWKNVRDVLEDKSGSNTVQGISLNLDEVDKLRIHKKAFKKMRNLKFLNIYTNTFGGNKETRWHLQEDFDYLPPKLKFLSWEKYPLRFMPPNFRPENLVKLQMMNSNLEKLWEGVHALTGLKDMDLWGSKSLKEIPDLSMVTNLETLNLGSCSSLVELPSSIRHLNKLVELDMSYCSNLKLLPTGSNLISLQCLRLWGCSQLKSFPDISNNISDLDLGESAIEEFPSNLRLENLQALQMFTMKSGKLWETVQVCTLPYIFPLIFK encoded by the exons atgtcttcttcttcctccttctcgtCTACCAATTGGCGTTATGATGTCTTCCTGAGCTTCAGAGGGAAAGATGTCCGAAAAACATTCCTTAGCCACTTTCTAAAGGAGCTAGATCGTAAACTGATCAGTTTTTTCCAAGACAACAAGATCGAAAAAAGTCAATCGCTCGATCCCGTGCTTAAACAAGCCATTAAGGATTCGAGGATTGCGattgttgtcttctcaaaaGAGTATGCTTCCTCTAGATGGTGCCTAAACGAGCTGCTGGAGATAGTGAAATGCAAGAACCTGTCAGGTCAACCTCAACGTGTGATACCCGTTTTCTATGATTTGGATCCTTCTCATGTCAGAAACATGACCGGAGACTTTGgaaatatatttgaaagaaCATGccacaacaaaacaaaggatGAGGTAAAATTATGGCGGCAAGCGTTGATGGATGTAGGAAATCTCGTCGGATTCCATTCAAAAAATTG GGATAATGAAGCAAAATTGATCGAAGCTATTGTCACTGACATTTTGACGAACCTAAATTTAACTCCATCAAACGATTTTGAGGGCTTTGTTGGGATCGAAGATCATATCACAAAGATGAGTTTGATGTTGGACTTGAAATCTGAAGAAGTGCGAACGGTTGGGATATGGGGTCCCTCAGGAATTGGAAAGACTACCATTGCAAGAGCTTTATTTAGTCGAATCTCTCATCACTTCCAAGGTAGGGTTTTCATAGACATGCGTTTTATATCTAAGAGTATCAAAGATTATAGCAAAGGTAACCCGACTGACTATAACATGAAGTTGCACTTGCAAAGAAAATTCCTCTCTCAAATATTAGACCAAGAGGGCATAAAGGTAGATCAACTAGGTATGTTGagaggaaaattaaaaaaccataAAGTTCTTATCATTATTGATGACTTGGATGATGAAGTGGTCTTAGATGCCTTGGCGGGTGAAGATGAATGGTTTGGTTGTGGCAGCAGAATCATCGCAATTACAAAAGATAAGCATATTCTGAGGGCACGTGAGATTACATGTGTATATGAAGTTGGTTTCCCATCTGAAAAAGTAGCTCTTCAGATGTTTTGTCAATCTGCATTCAGGCAAAATTCTCCGCCTAATGGTTTCATGAAGCTTGCTTCTGGAATTGCAATGTGTGCTGGTGGTCTACCTTTGGGTCTTAATCTTTTAGGTTCATCTATGCGAGGGAGAGACAGAAAAGATTGGGTAGATATGTTACCCAGTCTCCAGAAAAGGCTAGATGGCAAAATTGATAAAGCATTACGAATCAGCTATGATGGATTACAAAAACAAGATCAAGCAATATTTCGTCACATCGCATGTTTTTTCAACGGTTATGAAATCGAGGATATCAAGTTGATGCTTGCAGATAGTGAGTTGAATGTTGACATAGGtcttaaaaatttaattgataAGTCCCTCATACATGTAATACCATCACTAGAAATGAGTATTATAGAGATGCACTGTCTAGTAGAACAAATGGGAAAAGCAATTGTCTGCGAACAGTCCAACAACCCTGGAGAACGGGAATTCATCATAGATTGGAAGAATGTACGCGACGTGCTTGAGGACAAATCA GGTTCTAACACAGTTCAAGGTATATCATTAAATCTAGACGAGGTTGATAAGTTACGGATACATAAGAAAGCCttcaaaaaaatgagaaatctcaaatttcttaacatttatACTAATACATTTGGCGGGAACAAAGAAACTAGATGGCACCTACAAGAAGACTTCGACTATTTGCCCCCTAAGCTCAAATTTCTAAGTTGGGAAAAATACCCGTTGAGATTTATGCCTCCTAACTTTCGTCCTGAAAACCTTGTCAAGCTCCAAATGATGAATAGCAATCTCGAGAAGTTATGGGAAGGAGTTCAT GCACTTACAGGGCTCAAGGATATGGATTTGTGGGGATCTAAAAGTCTGAAAGAAATTCCAGATCTTTCTATGGTCACTAATCTCGAGACACTTAACCTTGGGAGTTGCTCGAGTTTAGTGGAACTTCCGTCCTCTATTAGACACCTCAATAAACTAGTCGAGTTGGACATGTCATATTGTTCTAATTTGAAGCTTCTTCCAACGGGATCGAACCTCATATCTCTCCAATGCCTCCGTTTGTGGGGATGTTCACAGTTGAAGAGTTTTCCAGATATCTCAAACAACATTTCAGATCTTGATCTAGGGGAATCAGCGATTGAAGAATTCCCCTCTAATCTACGTCTAGAGAATCTCCAAGCACTTCAAATGTTTACAATGAAAAGTGGGAAATTGTGGGAGACGGTGCAGGTATGTACTTTACCTTACATTTTTCCGCTCATTTTTAAATAA